The following are from one region of the Mus musculus strain NOD/ShiLtJ chromosome 17 genomic scaffold, GRCm38.p6 alternate locus group NOD/ShiLtJ MMCHR17_CHO_IDD1 genome:
- the Olfr138 gene encoding olfactory receptor 138: MAVTNESHPKEFILLGFANHPWLELPLFVTLLITYPMALMGNIAIILVSTLDPRLYSPMYFFLKNLSFLDMCYTTSIVPQMLFNLGSSRKTITYIGCVVQLYVFHIMGGTECLLLAIMSFDRYVAICKPLHYTLIMNQRVCILSVSIMWLTGVIFGFSEATLTLQLPLCGTNKLDHLLCEIPVLIKTACGEKEFNELALSVVCIFILIVPLCLILASYVNIGCAVLRIKSSEGRRKAFGTCSSHLIVVSLFYGPGISMYLQPSSSITRDQPKFMALFYAVITPTLNPFIYTLRNKDVKGAFKKLLRSIFSSK, translated from the coding sequence ATGGCTGTAACCAATGAAAGCCACCCAAAAGAATTCATCCTACTGGGCTTTGCTAACCATCCTTGGCTGGAACTCCCTCTCTTTGTTACTCTTCTGATAACATATCCCATGGCTTTGATGGGGAACATCGCCATCATTCTGGTGTCCACCTTAGACCCTCGTCTCTACAGccccatgtactttttcctcaAGAATCTCTCCTTTCTGGACATGTGCTACACCACAAGCATTGTGCCTCAGATGCTGTTTAACCTGGGAAGCTCCAGAAAAACCATTACTTACATTGGATGTGTTGTTCAACTTTATGTCTTCCACATAATGGGAGGCACAGAATGTCTACTTTTAGCTATTATGTCCTTTGATCGATATGTGGCTATCTGCAAACCTCTCCACTACACTCTCATTAtgaaccaaagagtatgcatttTGTCAGTATCTATTATGTGGCTGACTGGAGTGATCTTTGGTTTTTCAGAGGCTACACTTACATTGCAACTGCCATTATGTGGCACAAATAAATTGGATCATTTATTGTGTGAAATCCCAGTTCTCATAAAAACTGCCTGTGGTGAAAAGGAATTTAATGAGCTAGCACTTTCTGTGGTATgcatttttatacttattgttcCTCTGTGCTTAATTCTTGCTTCTTATGTTAATATTGGATGTGCAGTACTTAGAATTAAATCTtctgaaggaaggaggaaagcctTTGGGACATGTTCTTCCCATCTCATTGTAGTTTCCTTATTTTATGGTCCAGGTATTAGCATGTACCTTCAGCCTTCTTCATCTATCACAAGGGACCAACCCAAGTTCATGGCTCTGTTTTATGCGGTGATAACTCCTACATTGAATCCCTTCATCTATACCCTAAGAAACAAGGATGTAAAGGGTGCCTTTAAAAAGCTCCTGAGAAGCATTTTCAGTTCAAAGTGA